From the genome of Candidatus Hydrogenedentota bacterium:
ATGCCGGATTAGGGCGAAAGTTTCCGTCGCATCGCGCGAATGCGATCGTAACGATAGTCGTATTGCGGTTCGCCGCCGCGCTGGGTCGCATAAAAGAGATAAAGCCAATCGCCTTGTACAAGCGGCTGCGGGACATGGTTGGCCGCCGCATCCTGGTCAGGGGGAATGTAGCCGACGATTCGCCAGCGCAGGCCGTCGTCCGATACGGCCTCGCACAGGGCGCGCGTGGACCAGTTTCGGCCTTCGGGCGAGGACGCAACCTTCGGCGGGTATCCCGGTGGATCGGCGAAACTGTAGTAGCGCCCTTTCGCCTTCACGACGGCGGGATTGGGCCAGTTGAGAATGAGCGGCGTTTTCAGATCGTGCGTGATCTTGAAACCGTCCAGCGCGGAAAAATCGCCCGTGTTTTCGGCATATCCCATGCACACGCCGTTCGGCGGCGCCCAGTAGTCGAACCAGAGTTTCCAGCGTCCGCCGTCCCACATCAGCGACGGGCGGTGGAAGTCGCAAATGCGGTCCGAATCCGGCGCGTCCTGCGTTTCCTTGGGCTCGATCAGCAACGGCTGTTCGGTCTTCTCCCAATGGATGCCATCCGGGGAAGTTGCGCCCATGATGCAAAGCAACATCCCTTCGAGGTGCGCATGGTCTTTCTTGCGATGGATGCCGCTGGTGGCGCTGTAGGCCATATAGTAGCGCCCCTCTTTCCACACGACGGACGGGTCGCCGTTGTGCCAGCAATCGTAATAACGATCGCTGGCGGACAACACCGCTTTCCATTGCTCCGGTTTCATGTCCGTGTCCCAGCCGCCGTCTTTCGCGAGGACCTCCCACGCCAGCAGATCCCGGGAACGCGCGTGATAGATGGCGTCGCAACCCGGCTCACCGGGATTGGTGTCCGCGCTTGCCCAGCCGAAGAACCACATCCGGTAAGGATGGGATTCGCCGGGCCGCTCGACCACGCACGGCTGGTACATGTTGCGGAAATTGTAGAGCAGATCCCGGCCGACCCGTTCCCACGCCCGATCCGGTTGAATCGCGCGATCGTACCCCGAATCCGGCGCCTTGATTTCAATGCCGTGCGACACGGCCATGATGCAGCACATCAGTGCGATCATTCACGATCTTCCTTGTATCGGGATCACGTTACACGATGGCAATACCGGACCGCAATGCGCCGTGTGCCGCTTTCCGTGAATCATCGTATGCCCAACGCGCGGTTCAAGCCGCGGCGCAACGCGATGCCGGCCGGCGAATCGAGCAGGGCGAAGGCGTCGAGACGACCGGCGACTTTGGCCTGAAACGTTTCCAACGAATCGGTGCCGTCAATCCAGATCCGGCGCAGGGTCCAACGGTCGCATCCCGGCGGATTCGCGCCATACCGGTTCGACACGGCGTATTGGAATCCCGCTTCGCGAACAAGGCGGACAGAGACCTCGTTGTAGTCGGCGACGGAACCGTAGGGATAGGCAAAGGCCTCGGGCCTTTGCCCCAATTGTTCGGCGATGGCGCGTGCGCAGTCGAGGATTTCGCGGCGCTGTTCCTCTTCGCCAAGGCGGGCCAAGTGCGGATGCGTCACGGTGTGCCCGCCGATGTCGAAACCGGCCCGAACGAGTTCGCGGACCTCCTCCCACGTCATGATCGCGCCGGTGGCCGGATCTTCGTCTGGAACCATGACGCCGCCCATGCGGCCCGTTACGATGAAAAAGGTCGCGGGCAGGCCAAGTCTTTGGAGAACAGGCGCGGCATTCGTCACATTGTCGCGATAGCCGTCGTCGAAGGTGATGGCGACGCCGTCGCGTCCGTTGGCGGCGTCGCGAAGGGAGACGATGCGGGCGTTTTTCGCAAGCCACTCCATCTGCGCGGCGAAATCGGGCGGCGCGACGTTCATGTCGTGTGTTCGCGCGCCCACGCTGTGGTAGGTGAGGATGCGCGGACCGGTTCCACGCACGCATAAACCGGCGGCGCGGATGGCGCGTTTGGCCGCGCGCTTGATCAGCCGCTTGGCGCTAGGACCCGCTGCCAACGGCGTTCTCCCGCGCGGTAGCCATGCCCCACCCATATCCGCACGCATAGGCGCAATACGCCACGAACCGCATCCATTGCCCGCGCGCCAACGCTTGCGCCAACCGGACCGGAAAGCGGGCCATGCGATACGGTAGCGACGTTTTGGGTTGAAAACCGGAATCGTCCAGCGTTTCGCCGGTTTCAAAGACGCTGTCGGGATGGAACTTACGGGCGTAGGCGGATCCGTAGCCGTTGCGGAAAAAAGTCCGCAACAGGCTGCGCCAACCGTCCGGCAGCGGATGATGGATGCGCGCATTCGGCGCGAGGACGACGCGATAGCCCGCCGCGCGAATCCGAACGCGCAAATCGGGATCGAGTCCACGAAGCAAATCCTCGCGCTCCCGTCCAATTTGCTCGAATACGCGGCGCGGAATGGCGCAACAGCCGTGGCACGCGAAATCGCTGTCCGTGACGCGGTCCACGACGGGCGTGTTGAATCGCGGGAACTCTTCCGCCGCGCGGCGTTGAAATGGGGAGGCGTCCGGGGCGACGACGATGCTGGCGCCGGCCATTCCGATGGATGCGTCCGCATCGAGCGTTTCGATTAGCCGCTGGAAAACCGTTTCGTCCGCGAGACGACTGTCGTCGTCGAGGATGAGGAGAATGTCCCCGTGGGTCTGGTCCGCGCCCTTGTTGATTGCCTTGCCCTGCGGCGAGACGCCTTTGACTAGACACAACTCGAAATCGCGGAAGGTCTGCCGCCTGATGCTTTCGACCAGCCTCGGCACGGCGCCATCGCGGTGCGCGTCAAGCGTCGGGATGATGACCGATAAACGCGGTCTTTTCGGATCGGACAAGGCAAGCGCCTCCATTGTCGCCCATGCGCCAATCCAAGGTAACATGGCGCATGGACGCTGTCAAGATGGGTGGATGTCTGACGTTATTCGTCCCGTCAGACAAGGTCCGGCGAAGCGATCAGCCCAGACCGGATTCGACGGGGAAAGCCGTTGACCCCTCATTAATGGTGCGTGCTGGGGGCCGATGATTCGGCTCAAGAAGATAACGGCACGATTTTTTGCCGTGTAGAGCGGTGATGAACCTGTGCGTGTATGGTTGAAGAACCTGGACGGCGATGATCGCCGGATTATCGGGAAAGATGCGTAGAAGGTAGAGTTCGGTTGGTCAATTGGGCTTCCGGTTTGTCGTCCGTTGGGACACGGTCCTTGGGAAGTTCGCGGCGATTTGTCGCACGGCTGCATGGCGCGCATCTTATTCGGATTTTACGGCGATTCAATCGTGCTTTTGTACGGCTTTATCAAGAAGAGGCAACAAACGCCGCAGTATGACATCGAAATAGCAATCAAACGACTGAGGATGCTGAAGGAAGAATGAAATAATAGGGGAACAGTGCTGTCCAAAAGAATTGCAATAAAACCACAATACCGCAAGGAGTCACGTTTTCCTCTT
Proteins encoded in this window:
- a CDS encoding glycosyltransferase; its protein translation is MLPWIGAWATMEALALSDPKRPRLSVIIPTLDAHRDGAVPRLVESIRRQTFRDFELCLVKGVSPQGKAINKGADQTHGDILLILDDDSRLADETVFQRLIETLDADASIGMAGASIVVAPDASPFQRRAAEEFPRFNTPVVDRVTDSDFACHGCCAIPRRVFEQIGREREDLLRGLDPDLRVRIRAAGYRVVLAPNARIHHPLPDGWRSLLRTFFRNGYGSAYARKFHPDSVFETGETLDDSGFQPKTSLPYRMARFPVRLAQALARGQWMRFVAYCAYACGYGWGMATARENAVGSGS
- a CDS encoding polysaccharide deacetylase family protein gives rise to the protein MAAGPSAKRLIKRAAKRAIRAAGLCVRGTGPRILTYHSVGARTHDMNVAPPDFAAQMEWLAKNARIVSLRDAANGRDGVAITFDDGYRDNVTNAAPVLQRLGLPATFFIVTGRMGGVMVPDEDPATGAIMTWEEVRELVRAGFDIGGHTVTHPHLARLGEEEQRREILDCARAIAEQLGQRPEAFAYPYGSVADYNEVSVRLVREAGFQYAVSNRYGANPPGCDRWTLRRIWIDGTDSLETFQAKVAGRLDAFALLDSPAGIALRRGLNRALGIR